The following proteins are co-located in the Candidatus Methanogranum gryphiswaldense genome:
- a CDS encoding M20 family metallo-hydrolase, whose translation MELNAVLENIEGSRKDIVKVMSEMIGIPAMAPENGGIGESKRADMLQRCLVGYDSIQRIDVLDENNPLIKRSNILAKKNGEGKGTVWIVAHMDTVPAGNLDDWDTDPFKAVVKDGKIYGRGTEDNGQAVLSSMFASKFIPADILSKKSIGIAYVADEETTSRMGIEYLLNHGYFSEDDVFIVPDWGIPGGSMIEVSEKNLIWLKFEVIGKTTHGSTPNKGQNAFRVGTFFLSELMSKLAREFNETDPLFDPAMSTFEPTKNEITSLNVNTIPGKFEFYMDIRVIPKYDLDDIKASVVELSREYERRTGSHIHVTEVQRHKSGKMSSTDSEIFVALSDSIESVVGVRPKAIGVGGATCANFFRERGYDAYVWEYGGGTLHGPNEYVPIDSIVIDAKVFATLLYKLCV comes from the coding sequence ATGGAATTGAACGCTGTTCTGGAGAATATCGAAGGCTCCCGTAAGGACATCGTCAAGGTCATGTCCGAAATGATTGGAATACCTGCAATGGCTCCTGAAAATGGAGGTATTGGCGAAAGTAAGAGAGCAGACATGCTCCAAAGGTGTTTGGTAGGATATGATTCAATTCAACGTATAGACGTTCTCGACGAAAATAATCCCTTAATAAAAAGATCCAATATCTTGGCGAAAAAGAACGGCGAGGGCAAAGGCACTGTATGGATCGTTGCACATATGGATACCGTTCCCGCTGGTAATTTGGATGATTGGGATACAGATCCATTTAAGGCCGTTGTTAAAGATGGAAAGATATATGGGCGCGGCACAGAAGATAATGGTCAGGCCGTACTTTCTTCCATGTTCGCATCAAAATTTATTCCAGCAGATATACTTTCAAAAAAATCAATCGGCATCGCATATGTCGCTGATGAAGAAACTACGAGTCGCATGGGAATAGAGTATCTTCTAAATCATGGCTATTTTTCCGAGGATGATGTATTTATCGTTCCAGATTGGGGGATTCCAGGAGGCTCCATGATAGAGGTTTCTGAGAAAAATCTCATATGGCTTAAATTCGAGGTCATTGGGAAGACAACACACGGATCCACTCCAAATAAAGGACAGAACGCATTCCGCGTCGGTACTTTTTTCCTATCAGAACTTATGAGTAAGCTTGCAAGAGAGTTCAACGAGACCGATCCATTGTTTGATCCTGCAATGTCAACGTTTGAACCGACCAAGAATGAGATTACTTCTCTGAATGTAAATACAATCCCTGGAAAGTTCGAGTTCTATATGGACATCCGGGTCATTCCCAAGTACGATCTGGATGATATCAAGGCGTCTGTGGTTGAGTTATCCAGGGAATATGAACGCAGGACCGGCTCACACATACACGTTACAGAGGTTCAGAGGCACAAATCTGGAAAGATGTCTTCTACAGATTCAGAGATCTTTGTCGCACTTTCTGATTCGATAGAATCCGTTGTGGGCGTTAGACCAAAGGCGATCGGTGTCGGTGGGGCTACATGTGCTAACTTCTTCAGAGAAAGGGGATATGATGCATATGTGTGGGAATATGGAGGAGGAACACTTCATGGACCGAACGAGTACGTTCCTATTGATAGCATCGTAATAGATGCAAAGGTGTTTGCCACTTTGCTTTACAAATTGTGTGTATGA
- a CDS encoding V-type ATP synthase subunit I: MDEAVEAFYRVKALHLIDHTTGADGLSIGSTVSTNVKASERLLKVRAMEKELGINKHTETSKVPVDEIKGQIKADSVENAENEIMKVLDKRNDLSQRITELNSKKKNLELLAPIPVDLDLYSGYKTITSIVGSVAEDPTEVLRTMNDIEYFVSFKKKEGGVVAVFMRTAERDKISAVLADFEFTEVSVPEGRGSISENIALTDEKLADLTVQLNSVEKEIEVLQMKHKTFLRASDEQLSIEIEKGEFPLKVAITEYSYIMDAWVPTKKLETVMNELESKLGKDVYVEFQETRGRSMHETEEVEDRYKTVPTKFNNGTIAKEFEYPTKLVSIPKYQEIDPSILIMIFLPMMFGFMIGDCGYAIPFIILGAYGLKVTHHKDWRAIATVLFFGGIWSFVFGFFFFGEALGMHFVTEDFENTIWGGGVNVTWDHLLGVTFPAWFSGLLPFGHGVGKLEAVTLLLKLSVYIGIVHLLIGYFCGYYNKYIQHGNKEAFVEKGGWILSFVGMVVLCFVLTQVMIVEDASVVIRGTQVYIVTAIGFILLIAGVAINFKREKAQSILELPGMIGNILSYTRLAAIGMSKAGMALAFNYIVFDMIMSIQTGTPGILMIIIGLLLFSFLHLVIWTLAILSGGLHALRLQFVELMTKFFEGNGIEYSPLKVKRNKTILTTENTNKEV; this comes from the coding sequence ATGGATGAGGCCGTAGAGGCCTTCTACAGAGTGAAGGCACTCCACTTGATCGATCATACCACCGGCGCGGACGGACTCTCTATTGGGTCTACTGTGTCTACTAACGTAAAAGCATCTGAAAGGTTGCTTAAAGTTAGGGCCATGGAAAAAGAGCTTGGTATAAACAAACATACCGAGACCTCTAAAGTTCCAGTAGATGAGATCAAAGGTCAGATCAAAGCTGACAGCGTCGAAAATGCCGAGAACGAAATAATGAAAGTTCTCGACAAAAGGAATGATCTTAGTCAAAGAATCACTGAGTTAAACTCTAAGAAGAAGAACTTGGAGCTTCTCGCACCGATCCCTGTGGATCTTGACCTATATTCTGGGTACAAGACCATCACATCGATCGTCGGTTCTGTTGCCGAGGATCCCACCGAGGTCTTGAGAACGATGAATGACATCGAATATTTTGTCTCCTTCAAAAAGAAGGAGGGCGGTGTCGTCGCGGTCTTTATGAGGACAGCGGAGAGGGATAAGATTTCAGCAGTACTCGCTGATTTCGAATTCACGGAGGTGTCCGTTCCTGAGGGAAGGGGCTCCATAAGTGAGAATATCGCGTTAACAGACGAAAAACTGGCGGACCTCACCGTTCAGTTGAATTCGGTCGAGAAAGAAATCGAAGTTCTTCAGATGAAACATAAAACCTTCCTGAGAGCATCAGATGAACAGTTATCTATCGAGATTGAGAAAGGGGAATTCCCTCTCAAGGTCGCGATTACAGAATACTCGTACATCATGGATGCATGGGTTCCGACGAAGAAACTCGAGACAGTAATGAATGAGCTCGAGTCCAAACTTGGAAAAGATGTATACGTGGAATTCCAGGAAACTCGTGGTAGAAGTATGCACGAGACTGAGGAAGTTGAGGATAGATACAAGACCGTTCCGACTAAATTCAATAATGGAACAATTGCGAAGGAATTCGAGTATCCAACCAAATTGGTATCGATACCGAAATATCAGGAGATCGATCCGTCGATCCTCATAATGATCTTCCTTCCAATGATGTTTGGATTTATGATCGGAGACTGCGGATACGCGATTCCCTTCATTATTTTGGGAGCGTATGGATTAAAAGTAACACATCATAAAGACTGGCGCGCCATCGCTACGGTATTGTTCTTCGGAGGCATATGGTCATTCGTCTTTGGATTCTTCTTCTTTGGAGAAGCCCTTGGAATGCACTTTGTCACAGAAGATTTCGAGAATACAATATGGGGTGGCGGGGTCAATGTAACTTGGGACCATCTGTTGGGAGTAACATTCCCTGCATGGTTCAGTGGATTGCTTCCATTCGGCCACGGAGTTGGAAAATTGGAAGCTGTTACATTGCTTCTCAAATTGTCAGTCTACATAGGAATTGTACACCTTTTGATCGGTTATTTCTGCGGATATTACAACAAGTATATCCAGCACGGCAACAAAGAAGCCTTTGTTGAAAAAGGAGGATGGATCTTATCATTCGTTGGTATGGTAGTTCTCTGTTTCGTGCTTACGCAGGTGATGATCGTCGAAGATGCATCCGTTGTGATACGTGGTACGCAGGTTTATATTGTGACCGCGATCGGATTTATTCTGCTTATCGCTGGAGTTGCAATAAACTTTAAGAGAGAGAAGGCGCAGTCGATCCTGGAACTTCCAGGAATGATAGGAAATATTCTTTCCTATACTCGTTTGGCCGCTATCGGTATGTCTAAGGCTGGTATGGCTTTGGCATTCAACTATATAGTGTTCGATATGATCATGTCGATACAGACTGGGACACCGGGAATACTTATGATTATCATAGGTCTTCTTTTGTTCTCGTTCCTTCACTTGGTTATATGGACACTGGCCATCTTGTCGGGAGGATTGCACGCATTAAGGTTGCAGTTCGTCGAGTTGATGACCAAATTCTTCGAGGGTAATGGAATAGAATATTCGCCCCTGAAGGTAAAACGCAATAAAACAATTTTAACTACAGAAAATACTAATAAAGAGGTATAA
- a CDS encoding S26 family signal peptidase: MKKDTKESIAILMVTILVVGGLYGYIQYESDVNPTFTNIESQSMQHSHTSQIGLIDTGDMVILKTKDNTDKDTYGHLITYVEGSKTSVSSFGEYGTVVVYERDNSTTANPIIHRLILWLDYNEDTGHWSAYSLSDYSSNLWSCTGSSDWNDLSGTLTLYDVGYSSKVVSIDLDQLAVKAPHSGYLTMGDNSDNSYFDQLTIVIGLVTENQINSVAWIEIPWGGIIKLISNGKNTVIDTWVPNSIPCMIISAFSIILSIIAISSIYNYHEFSKYYKRRNNK; this comes from the coding sequence ATGAAGAAGGATACGAAAGAATCAATTGCGATCCTAATGGTCACAATTCTTGTCGTAGGTGGATTGTACGGTTACATACAGTATGAGTCCGACGTAAATCCGACTTTTACAAACATCGAATCTCAAAGCATGCAGCATTCCCATACTTCACAGATAGGTCTCATAGATACTGGAGACATGGTCATATTAAAAACAAAGGACAACACGGACAAAGATACATATGGACACTTGATAACATATGTAGAGGGCTCGAAGACAAGTGTTTCGTCTTTTGGTGAATACGGTACTGTTGTTGTTTATGAAAGGGACAATTCGACGACCGCCAATCCCATAATCCACCGTCTAATCCTTTGGCTTGATTATAATGAGGATACAGGACATTGGAGTGCCTATTCTTTATCAGATTATAGTAGTAATCTCTGGTCTTGCACCGGAAGTTCTGACTGGAATGATCTTAGTGGAACATTGACATTATATGATGTTGGTTATAGTTCCAAAGTTGTTTCTATTGATTTAGATCAACTTGCAGTAAAAGCCCCTCACAGTGGATATCTTACGATGGGAGATAATTCAGATAACTCTTATTTTGATCAATTGACCATAGTAATAGGCCTTGTTACTGAGAATCAAATCAATTCTGTTGCATGGATTGAAATTCCTTGGGGCGGAATAATTAAGTTGATCAGTAATGGTAAAAATACAGTTATCGATACGTGGGTTCCAAACTCAATTCCTTGTATGATAATATCAGCATTTTCAATTATTCTTTCAATTATTGCAATTAGCTCAATATACAATTATCATGAATTTTCAAAATATTACAAAAGACGTAATAATAAATGA
- a CDS encoding acetyl-CoA C-acetyltransferase → MEDAVIISAARTPIGKYGKALTGIKATQLGSVALNEAIKRAGIKTTDIEECIMGNVLSTGLGQNPARQAAIGANLPVEIGSYTVNAVCGSGLKSVMNAADAIKAGEYSVIATGGMESMSNVPYLLNGVRWGLKMNDQPMVDTMVHDGLWDIFNNQHMGFTGEIVAERFNVKREDADKISYESNLKAAKAQAEGKFDKEIVPVVVPDKKGDIIFNKDEGVRADTTLESLAKLKPVFKKDGVVTAGNSSQLSDGAAACIITSRSWAEEHGIKPIAEIVAYGERGVKPEYIMEAPIPTTKHVLKKAEMTIDDIDLFEHNEAFATASCAVKKELNVPDEAFNVNGGAIALGHPIGCSGARVLTTLIYALHDRNLDTGLATLCLGGGNAVTMIVRRY, encoded by the coding sequence ATGGAAGATGCAGTAATAATAAGCGCAGCAAGGACGCCTATAGGCAAATATGGAAAGGCATTAACCGGTATCAAAGCAACACAACTCGGGTCTGTTGCTCTCAATGAAGCGATAAAGAGGGCTGGAATCAAGACCACGGATATCGAGGAGTGCATAATGGGTAATGTTCTTTCCACCGGTCTTGGTCAGAACCCTGCGAGGCAGGCAGCGATCGGTGCAAATCTCCCAGTAGAGATTGGTTCATACACAGTCAATGCTGTGTGCGGGTCAGGATTGAAATCTGTAATGAATGCAGCAGACGCCATCAAAGCCGGCGAGTATAGTGTTATTGCTACCGGGGGAATGGAAAGCATGTCGAATGTTCCATACCTCTTAAATGGTGTTAGATGGGGACTCAAAATGAATGACCAACCTATGGTCGACACAATGGTTCATGACGGTCTTTGGGACATATTCAACAATCAACACATGGGATTCACCGGAGAAATTGTAGCCGAGAGATTCAATGTCAAGAGAGAAGATGCAGACAAGATATCTTATGAAAGTAATTTGAAAGCCGCGAAAGCGCAGGCTGAAGGTAAATTCGATAAAGAGATCGTCCCCGTTGTAGTCCCAGATAAGAAAGGGGACATAATATTCAATAAAGATGAAGGAGTCAGAGCGGATACTACTTTGGAATCACTTGCAAAATTAAAGCCTGTCTTCAAAAAAGACGGTGTTGTTACAGCTGGTAATTCTTCACAGCTAAGTGATGGAGCAGCCGCGTGTATCATTACTTCAAGATCATGGGCAGAGGAACACGGCATTAAACCCATTGCAGAGATCGTGGCCTATGGAGAGCGTGGTGTGAAACCTGAATACATTATGGAAGCACCTATACCCACAACTAAACATGTGCTCAAGAAGGCAGAGATGACGATCGACGATATCGATTTATTCGAACACAACGAGGCATTTGCCACAGCATCATGTGCAGTAAAGAAAGAGCTGAATGTTCCAGATGAGGCATTCAATGTCAATGGAGGAGCAATCGCCCTCGGACACCCGATAGGATGTTCTGGAGCACGTGTTCTTACAACATTGATATATGCACTTCATGATCGCAATTTGGATACAGGACTCGCAACACTCTGTCTTGGTGGCGGAAATGCAGTCACAATGATCGTCCGCAGATATTAA
- the pfdA gene encoding prefoldin subunit alpha, with protein sequence MEDGELRQAMAVLESYNKQLESLGRQAQVLQASMDDILRARETLKALKDAKEGDEVLLPIGASSYINVNVSAKTKVIVNVGNRVSIEKTIDEAIEFAVATGNECSDTLKNAVNAMGEIECLANDLTMAIQNEYRNKQQKGQ encoded by the coding sequence ATGGAAGATGGTGAGCTCCGTCAGGCGATGGCGGTCCTTGAATCCTACAACAAACAACTGGAATCGCTAGGCCGCCAAGCACAAGTGCTCCAAGCATCAATGGATGACATACTCAGAGCACGTGAGACCCTTAAAGCCTTGAAGGATGCCAAGGAAGGCGACGAAGTACTTCTTCCAATCGGAGCCTCATCTTACATAAATGTCAATGTATCGGCAAAAACAAAAGTAATTGTAAATGTTGGAAATCGCGTTTCTATCGAAAAGACGATCGACGAGGCCATTGAATTTGCAGTCGCCACCGGAAACGAGTGCTCAGATACTCTTAAAAATGCAGTTAATGCCATGGGAGAGATCGAATGTTTAGCTAACGACCTCACAATGGCCATACAGAATGAGTACCGCAACAAACAACAGAAAGGTCAGTGA
- the ftsY gene encoding signal recognition particle-docking protein FtsY — translation MFDSLKSKLKNVFHKSEKLDSEKLYEQPTDEPAKPEKVPSKDETLIQISEIPTPLTEDKTVSRKEQIKLDKQKRTDTKPDKKSSTDSKYSTDKMVGDSGKKIKEDPLDDILDELELALLESDVAYPVVQEVILGVRDNLVNKKYSREFTLEQVVETAVKESVRSVLTVNEFDFKKWINEQTRPTVIMFIGINGTGKTTAIAKIANMLQKDGKSVVMAACDTFRAGAIEQLSVHADRLNVKIVKQAQDADPAAVAYDAIEHAKSKRRDVVLIDTAGRMQTNNNLIDEMKKIARVSKPALKIFVGDALAGNDAIEQAKVFDDAVGIDAVILTKIDTDAKGGAALSIAHTIGKPIAFVCNGQGYDDIEQFNADWMLERLFE, via the coding sequence ATGTTCGATTCGCTTAAATCCAAGCTTAAAAATGTTTTTCATAAATCAGAAAAGCTGGATTCAGAGAAATTATACGAACAACCAACAGATGAACCAGCGAAACCTGAGAAAGTTCCTTCCAAAGACGAAACTTTAATTCAAATTTCTGAAATTCCGACCCCCTTAACAGAAGATAAAACTGTCTCTAGGAAGGAACAGATAAAATTGGATAAACAGAAGAGAACAGATACTAAACCCGATAAAAAATCGTCTACTGATTCCAAATATTCCACAGATAAAATGGTCGGAGACAGTGGAAAAAAAATCAAAGAAGATCCTCTGGACGATATTCTTGACGAACTTGAATTAGCACTTTTAGAATCCGACGTCGCATACCCTGTGGTCCAAGAAGTGATCCTCGGTGTGCGCGACAATCTTGTAAATAAGAAATACAGCCGGGAATTCACCCTCGAACAGGTTGTCGAAACAGCTGTAAAAGAATCCGTCAGAAGTGTTCTAACGGTCAATGAATTCGATTTCAAAAAATGGATAAATGAACAGACCAGACCAACTGTGATAATGTTCATCGGTATCAACGGCACAGGAAAAACCACAGCAATAGCCAAGATTGCAAATATGCTTCAAAAAGATGGCAAAAGTGTTGTTATGGCCGCATGTGATACATTTAGAGCTGGGGCAATCGAACAACTCTCTGTGCACGCTGACAGACTCAATGTAAAAATAGTCAAGCAGGCACAGGACGCAGATCCGGCCGCTGTTGCATATGATGCAATAGAACACGCAAAATCAAAAAGAAGAGATGTCGTACTCATAGATACTGCTGGACGTATGCAGACAAATAATAATCTCATTGATGAGATGAAAAAGATTGCGCGTGTTTCCAAACCAGCATTGAAGATCTTTGTCGGTGATGCCCTCGCAGGCAATGATGCGATCGAACAGGCAAAGGTTTTTGATGACGCAGTAGGAATCGATGCTGTGATCCTGACAAAGATCGACACAGATGCAAAGGGTGGTGCAGCACTTTCTATTGCACACACCATCGGAAAACCTATTGCTTTTGTATGCAACGGCCAAGGTTACGATGATATAGAGCAATTCAATGCAGACTGGATGCTTGAAAGACTTTTTGAATGA
- a CDS encoding helix-turn-helix transcriptional regulator yields MDHECTVYKTMEYLAKKWTIMILLELYKGTDHGTEWKRFSEIKSGMKDITPKMLSERLKELEAEGMIENRIDSSSFPVKSEYRLTEPARELMKIVHEIKIWALEWKIDNKPCGKQDCSLCLL; encoded by the coding sequence ATGGATCATGAATGCACTGTTTACAAAACAATGGAATATCTTGCAAAAAAATGGACAATAATGATTTTACTGGAACTCTACAAAGGAACCGATCACGGTACAGAATGGAAGAGATTCTCAGAAATAAAATCAGGAATGAAGGACATAACGCCAAAAATGTTATCCGAACGTTTGAAGGAACTAGAAGCCGAAGGAATGATAGAGAACAGGATCGATTCGTCCTCCTTTCCTGTGAAAAGTGAATACCGTCTTACAGAACCTGCAAGAGAATTAATGAAGATCGTTCATGAAATTAAAATATGGGCACTTGAATGGAAGATTGATAACAAACCATGCGGAAAACAAGATTGCAGTCTATGTTTGCTCTAA
- a CDS encoding cytidine/deoxycytidylate deaminase family protein yields MNRPSNDQYFMSMAHLVSSRSTCVRRMVGAVIVKDKHILSTGYNGAPKGTRHCVEMGCIREQLKIPSGTRHELCRGVHAEQNAVAQAAYFGVSVNGATVYTTTFPCSMCAKILINSGIVEIVYDSGYIDDLSKELLSETNVEIRHFSLNDEKDQNSIPLI; encoded by the coding sequence ATGAACAGGCCTTCCAATGACCAATATTTCATGTCAATGGCACATCTCGTCTCTTCTAGGTCCACATGTGTCAGAAGGATGGTTGGAGCAGTAATTGTAAAGGATAAACATATACTCTCTACAGGTTACAACGGAGCTCCCAAGGGCACGCGCCATTGTGTTGAGATGGGATGTATAAGAGAACAATTAAAAATTCCATCTGGTACCAGACATGAATTATGCAGGGGGGTACATGCAGAACAGAATGCTGTAGCCCAGGCAGCATATTTTGGAGTGAGTGTAAATGGAGCCACCGTGTATACCACTACCTTTCCATGTTCAATGTGTGCGAAGATCTTAATTAATTCCGGCATTGTGGAAATTGTATATGATTCTGGATATATTGACGATCTTTCAAAAGAATTGCTCTCTGAAACCAATGTAGAAATACGTCATTTTTCATTAAATGACGAAAAAGATCAAAACAGTATTCCTTTAATATAA
- a CDS encoding tRNA(Ile)(2)-agmatinylcytidine synthase, whose translation MYVAVDDTDSTEGNCTTFLATEIIRELNDLDLIGNPRLVRLNPATPWKTRGNGSLIMRFGKGIGNKRLIGNIGGRDIYCFDRMKSFEPNENDLLRRIIPLIEKNHEPTADPGLILSKNKPSQCFYWNGVRTIMDRQIIEDEILRIGAKKFEIGNGRGVIGCICGMAWRPRDSTYELLTYRPRERWGTKRIYDPLSIRDAEHCISTSFNSWEDRAEKVAMVPSTPCPVMYGFRGDIPDDLIKGYKMIKTESLDRWVIFLTNQGTDDHIIYNPKILIPNQSYYFEGQVTSLSEHIKGGHVFIDIITRYGRITCGAYEPSKEFRYVLDNLRIGDKIGVMGELREDPRTLNIEKIHVLKVVESFEKVSNPICSVCGRTMGSAGTGQDFRCKKCHTRAKDPVIIKSKRGMVTGWYEPPTSARRHLSKPLKRMGEEQPIDFVNCRSQ comes from the coding sequence ATGTACGTTGCAGTGGATGATACAGACTCAACAGAAGGAAACTGTACCACATTTTTGGCAACTGAGATAATCAGAGAACTGAATGATCTCGATCTAATAGGCAATCCCAGACTTGTTCGTTTAAATCCAGCAACTCCTTGGAAAACAAGGGGAAATGGCTCGTTGATAATGAGATTTGGAAAAGGTATTGGAAATAAGAGATTGATTGGTAATATTGGTGGTCGTGACATATATTGTTTTGATAGAATGAAATCATTTGAACCGAACGAAAACGATCTACTTAGAAGAATAATTCCCCTTATCGAAAAAAATCATGAACCGACAGCGGATCCCGGATTGATACTTTCAAAAAATAAGCCATCTCAATGTTTTTATTGGAATGGTGTGAGGACCATCATGGACCGGCAGATCATAGAAGATGAGATCTTAAGAATAGGTGCAAAAAAATTTGAGATTGGTAACGGAAGAGGTGTTATCGGGTGCATCTGTGGCATGGCCTGGAGGCCTCGCGACAGTACATATGAATTATTGACATATAGGCCAAGGGAAAGATGGGGTACCAAGCGCATATACGACCCCCTTAGCATAAGAGATGCTGAGCATTGCATTAGCACATCTTTCAATAGTTGGGAGGATAGGGCAGAGAAAGTTGCCATGGTCCCTTCCACTCCGTGCCCGGTGATGTATGGATTCAGAGGAGATATTCCAGACGATCTGATAAAAGGATATAAAATGATCAAGACAGAATCTCTTGATAGGTGGGTAATATTTCTTACAAATCAAGGTACTGACGATCATATAATTTATAATCCTAAAATATTGATTCCAAATCAATCCTATTATTTTGAAGGTCAGGTGACCTCTTTATCTGAACACATTAAAGGCGGACATGTTTTTATTGACATCATCACAAGATATGGTAGAATAACATGCGGTGCTTATGAACCGTCAAAGGAATTCCGTTATGTTCTCGATAATCTACGCATAGGTGACAAGATCGGAGTGATGGGAGAATTGAGAGAGGATCCGAGGACCTTGAACATAGAAAAGATCCATGTGTTAAAGGTCGTAGAAAGTTTTGAAAAAGTGTCCAATCCAATTTGTTCTGTTTGTGGTAGAACTATGGGTTCAGCAGGAACCGGACAAGATTTTCGTTGTAAGAAATGTCATACTAGAGCAAAGGATCCAGTAATTATAAAATCAAAAAGAGGGATGGTTACGGGTTGGTATGAACCTCCAACTTCTGCAAGACGTCATTTATCAAAACCACTCAAGAGAATGGGGGAAGAACAGCCAATTGATTTCGTTAATTGCCGAAGTCAATGA
- a CDS encoding 50S ribosomal protein L18a, with the protein MKAFRVTGSFADPRQKQQKFSVEMSGENEAAVREKALSTFGSKHRLKRRQIDITEITEIPADQVISHVVKYDIGE; encoded by the coding sequence ATGAAAGCATTTCGCGTAACAGGTTCATTTGCAGACCCCAGACAAAAACAGCAGAAATTTTCAGTTGAAATGTCTGGAGAGAACGAAGCCGCAGTAAGAGAGAAAGCACTTTCCACATTCGGTAGCAAACACAGGCTCAAGAGAAGACAGATCGACATCACAGAAATCACTGAGATTCCCGCTGACCAGGTCATAAGCCACGTAGTGAAATACGATATCGGTGAGTGA
- a CDS encoding ORC1-type DNA replication protein → MEKEKSIFEKYMERRNILIKNRNILQSSFIPDQLPHRDIQINQIAEILAPSLNKDKPSNILIYGKTGTGKTAVLNYIGKELKKADPDEKNCSYIYINCEVVDTPSGILYNISNQIITEFNRKIPFTGWALDKIYYELSNYIDEKDKVFIIVLDEIDRSFKKNGDDIFYFLTTMNEILKKSRVSIIGITNNSKFTELLTTKIKSRLGEEKIVFNPYNSSELQDILYDRAKEAFDVDVLDFAVIPYCAALSAQDSGDARKALDFLRIAADIAERNGDSIVTEAHVNFAREKIEFDAVVEVMNTITNQSKTVLMSIIKNFESNNKKMTTGDVYTTYREICSMINLPILTQRRVAGLISELDMLGIIHAQVKSLGRNGRTKEFSLNINQDIIEKFVRDSLFEPLVNYRPTKQTTLM, encoded by the coding sequence ATGGAAAAGGAAAAATCAATTTTTGAAAAATATATGGAAAGAAGAAATATTCTAATAAAAAATAGAAATATTCTTCAATCGTCCTTTATTCCAGACCAACTTCCTCACAGAGACATACAAATAAATCAAATTGCAGAAATATTAGCACCTTCATTAAATAAAGATAAACCATCTAATATCTTGATATATGGTAAAACTGGAACAGGAAAAACCGCAGTTTTAAACTATATTGGAAAAGAATTAAAAAAAGCCGATCCTGATGAAAAAAATTGTAGTTATATTTACATAAATTGTGAAGTCGTGGATACGCCATCTGGAATTTTATATAATATATCAAATCAAATAATCACTGAATTTAATAGAAAAATTCCATTTACAGGTTGGGCTTTAGATAAAATTTATTATGAATTATCAAATTATATTGATGAAAAAGACAAAGTATTCATTATAGTACTTGATGAAATAGATAGATCTTTTAAGAAAAATGGTGACGATATATTTTATTTCCTTACAACAATGAATGAAATTCTTAAAAAATCAAGAGTTTCAATTATAGGCATTACAAATAATTCAAAATTCACTGAATTGCTTACAACAAAAATAAAAAGTAGATTAGGTGAAGAAAAAATAGTTTTCAATCCATATAATTCTTCAGAATTACAAGATATTCTTTATGATAGAGCAAAAGAAGCTTTTGATGTAGATGTTCTTGATTTTGCAGTAATACCTTATTGTGCAGCATTATCAGCTCAAGATTCAGGTGATGCTAGGAAAGCTTTAGATTTTCTTAGAATTGCAGCAGATATCGCAGAAAGAAATGGAGATTCGATTGTAACTGAAGCACATGTTAATTTTGCACGTGAAAAAATTGAATTTGATGCAGTTGTTGAAGTAATGAATACAATAACAAATCAATCAAAAACAGTTTTAATGAGTATTATTAAAAATTTTGAAAGTAATAATAAAAAGATGACAACTGGTGATGTATATACTACATATAGAGAAATTTGTTCTATGATCAATCTTCCTATTTTAACTCAAAGAAGAGTTGCTGGTTTGATATCAGAATTAGATATGTTAGGTATTATTCATGCCCAAGTTAAATCATTAGGAAGAAATGGAAGAACCAAAGAATTTTCATTGAATATTAATCAAGATATAATTGAGAAATTTGTAAGGGATTCTCTTTTTGAACCATTGGTAAATTATAGACCTACAAAACAAACAACACTTATGTAA